The proteins below are encoded in one region of Stenotrophomonas bentonitica:
- a CDS encoding S8 family serine peptidase, with translation MKQAVFSRNVLAGALAVAVSACGGGGSGNTRGDLPPAPVVPPVSPPLPPVTPPVTPPVTPPVTPTQPAIDSHLVLTNAQDVDRSGAGIRIGIVDSGVNRAHPTLTGRVVASYSYVDPKTNNLAVDDVQGHGTTVAELAAGAAFGEWPGGIAPAAQIVSARIIADKSPVDDGTGNGNQVNGALGLAPVHQDLINAGVKIMNNSWGGLYWTNPASTAPIAAEYRPFITTNGGLVVFATGNESKANPSSMAALPSQAGPNDTRPAADLEKGWLAVTAVNFAKPDTLSSYANACGVAANYCLAAPGESVFVDPASTGGTPVYMWGGGTSYAAPLVSGAAALVWQKYPYFSNDLVRQTLLGTATDLGAPGVDEVFGHGLLNVGKAINGPARFDWGTVAVTVPGSSNFSTWSNNISGAGGLEKSGAGTLTLGGKNSFTGGTKVLSGALSLNDGASLGSDVQVAAAGGLQFRAGTTGITGNVVNKGTLYMFEAGVTAVISGDYTHEADAVFSTALGATSLKVTGKAQLNGGTVLIDRAVEGYVPQNGTRQALITAAQGLNGQFAKYTAAGTVSLLDAKLVYDVYTAYMDIYRVDVTQAAATAGLGTISAASALRVEEAFGVLDTGTAPDTPGFAGAAGELQRVQGQAGLQTSLDSLSGKAHTLATGMTFDNLDMNRRALSSRFDTVSASPRLRGAWQSTLGEAGQGSFAGSASQTQGWMMGQDMALGSNGVLGFAFGETRSNSSREWGGDTGRDRQSQAQMYAGWNNGNAYALGQLGAGQFNREIDRQLLLGAAQYGVNTRYSGDFSTASAESGYRFGSRTMSLTSYVGADYARVGSNGFSENGGFGFGLRADSRTSSRSQALAGLRAETLVGGWSLRGYAEWQQTLSSDGLGFDASFVGVDAWAPVAGLQPARSGGLFGVSVQSWLTRTSQLSFGYDQRFGPRGDLSQVALRYSAAF, from the coding sequence ATGAAGCAGGCAGTCTTTAGCAGGAACGTGCTGGCCGGTGCGCTGGCCGTGGCAGTGAGCGCGTGTGGGGGTGGCGGTAGCGGAAATACCCGGGGCGATCTGCCACCGGCGCCTGTCGTGCCGCCCGTGTCCCCGCCGTTGCCGCCGGTCACACCGCCGGTGACGCCGCCGGTCACCCCGCCGGTGACGCCGACCCAGCCAGCGATCGACAGCCACCTGGTCCTGACCAATGCGCAGGACGTCGACCGGTCAGGTGCGGGTATCCGTATCGGCATCGTCGACTCGGGCGTCAACCGCGCCCATCCGACGCTGACCGGGCGGGTCGTCGCCAGCTACAGCTATGTGGACCCCAAAACCAACAATCTCGCCGTCGACGACGTGCAAGGGCACGGCACCACGGTGGCCGAGCTTGCCGCCGGCGCCGCGTTCGGCGAGTGGCCGGGCGGCATCGCACCCGCTGCGCAGATCGTCTCGGCCCGGATCATCGCCGACAAGTCGCCCGTTGACGACGGCACCGGCAACGGCAACCAGGTCAACGGCGCGCTCGGGCTGGCTCCGGTGCACCAGGATCTGATCAACGCCGGCGTGAAGATCATGAACAACTCCTGGGGCGGTCTGTACTGGACCAACCCGGCGAGCACCGCGCCGATTGCCGCGGAGTATCGTCCGTTCATCACCACCAACGGCGGCCTGGTCGTGTTTGCGACCGGCAACGAGAGCAAGGCCAACCCGTCCAGCATGGCGGCGCTGCCGAGCCAGGCCGGCCCCAACGACACCCGCCCCGCCGCCGACCTGGAGAAGGGCTGGCTGGCCGTGACCGCAGTCAACTTCGCCAAGCCCGACACCCTGTCCAGCTACGCCAATGCCTGCGGCGTGGCGGCGAACTACTGCCTGGCCGCGCCCGGCGAGTCGGTGTTCGTGGACCCCGCCAGCACCGGTGGCACGCCGGTCTACATGTGGGGTGGCGGTACCTCGTATGCGGCGCCGCTGGTGTCCGGTGCGGCGGCGCTGGTCTGGCAGAAGTACCCGTACTTCAGCAATGACCTGGTCCGCCAGACCCTGCTGGGCACGGCGACCGATCTTGGCGCGCCAGGTGTGGATGAGGTGTTCGGACACGGCCTGCTCAATGTTGGCAAGGCGATCAATGGTCCGGCCCGGTTCGACTGGGGCACGGTGGCCGTGACGGTGCCGGGCTCGTCGAACTTCAGCACGTGGAGCAACAACATCAGCGGCGCCGGCGGGCTGGAAAAGTCCGGCGCGGGCACGCTGACCCTGGGCGGCAAGAATTCCTTCACCGGCGGCACCAAGGTCCTCTCCGGCGCGCTGTCGCTCAACGACGGTGCGTCGTTGGGGTCCGACGTGCAGGTCGCGGCCGCGGGCGGGCTGCAGTTCCGCGCCGGTACCACCGGCATCACCGGCAACGTGGTCAACAAGGGCACGCTGTACATGTTCGAGGCCGGCGTTACCGCCGTGATCTCGGGCGACTACACCCATGAGGCCGACGCCGTTTTCTCGACCGCGCTCGGCGCGACGTCGCTGAAGGTGACCGGCAAGGCACAGTTGAACGGCGGCACCGTGCTCATCGACCGTGCAGTCGAAGGCTACGTTCCGCAGAACGGCACGCGCCAGGCACTGATCACGGCGGCGCAGGGGCTGAATGGCCAGTTCGCCAAGTACACCGCCGCCGGCACCGTGTCCCTGCTGGACGCAAAGCTGGTCTACGACGTCTACACCGCGTACATGGATATCTACCGCGTCGACGTGACCCAGGCGGCCGCGACGGCCGGTCTGGGCACCATCTCGGCGGCGTCGGCGCTGCGCGTTGAAGAGGCCTTCGGTGTACTCGACACCGGTACCGCCCCGGACACGCCCGGCTTCGCCGGCGCGGCGGGCGAGCTGCAACGCGTGCAGGGCCAGGCCGGCCTGCAGACCAGCCTGGACAGCCTGTCGGGCAAGGCGCATACCCTGGCCACCGGGATGACCTTCGACAACCTGGACATGAACCGTCGCGCGCTGTCGTCGCGCTTCGACACCGTGTCGGCCTCGCCGCGCCTGCGCGGTGCCTGGCAGAGCACGCTGGGCGAGGCCGGGCAGGGCAGCTTTGCCGGCAGCGCGTCCCAGACCCAGGGCTGGATGATGGGCCAGGACATGGCGCTGGGCAGCAACGGCGTGCTCGGCTTCGCCTTCGGCGAAACCCGCAGCAACAGCAGCCGCGAATGGGGCGGTGACACCGGTCGCGACCGTCAGTCGCAGGCGCAGATGTACGCCGGCTGGAACAACGGCAACGCCTACGCGCTGGGCCAGCTGGGTGCCGGTCAGTTCAATCGTGAGATCGACCGCCAGCTGCTGCTGGGCGCCGCGCAGTACGGGGTGAACACCCGTTACAGCGGTGACTTCAGCACGGCCAGTGCGGAATCGGGCTACCGCTTCGGCAGCAGGACGATGTCGCTGACCTCGTATGTGGGCGCCGATTACGCGCGCGTGGGCAGCAACGGCTTCAGCGAAAACGGTGGCTTCGGCTTCGGCCTGCGTGCCGACAGCCGCACCTCCAGCCGCAGCCAGGCACTGGCCGGCCTGCGTGCCGAGACGTTGGTGGGGGGCTGGTCGCTGCGCGGCTATGCCGAGTGGCAGCAGACGCTGTCCAGCGACGGGCTGGGCTTCGACGCCAGCTTTGTCGGCGTGGACGCGTGGGCGCCGGTGGCCGGCCTGCAGCCGGCGCGTTCCGGCGGGCTGTTCGGCGTGTCGGTGCAGTCGTGGCTGACCCGCACCTCGCAGCTGTCGTTCGGTTACGACCAGCGCTTCGGTCCGCGGGGCGATCTGAGCCAGGTGGCGCTGCGCTATTCGGCAGCGTTCTGA
- a CDS encoding Glu/Leu/Phe/Val dehydrogenase dimerization domain-containing protein, with product MLFETLETSGHEQVVFCHSGDAGLRAIIAIHNTTLGPALGGVRMRPYASTDDALADALRLSRTMTYKNALAGLNVGGGKAVIIGDPRKDKTEVLFRAFGRYVDSLGGRYITAEDVGTDVNDMENIYLESEFVTGVHQVHGGSGDPAPFTAYGALQALMAAMQHKLGHEEVGKVSIAVQGLGHIGMELVKLLRDRGAKLFVTDLDSSLVERAVTEYGAEAVKPDDIYDVNADVFAPCALEGAINPQTLPRLKCKIVCGTANNQLSSLEVGDELHARGILYAPDYAVNAGGVMNVSLEIDGYNRERAMRLIRSIYHNLGRIFALSQQEGIAPQRAADRIAETRIQSIGKLKMPLGRAVPRLGKLRGG from the coding sequence ATGTTATTTGAAACCCTCGAAACGTCCGGTCACGAACAGGTGGTGTTCTGCCACAGCGGCGATGCCGGCCTGAGGGCGATCATCGCCATCCACAACACCACCCTGGGTCCGGCCCTGGGCGGGGTGCGCATGCGGCCGTATGCCAGCACCGACGACGCGCTGGCCGATGCGCTGCGGCTCAGCCGCACCATGACCTACAAGAACGCCCTTGCGGGCCTGAACGTGGGCGGCGGCAAGGCGGTGATCATCGGCGATCCGCGCAAGGACAAGACCGAAGTGCTGTTCCGCGCGTTCGGCCGCTACGTGGATTCGCTGGGCGGGCGTTACATCACCGCCGAGGACGTCGGCACCGACGTCAACGACATGGAAAACATCTACCTGGAAAGCGAGTTCGTCACCGGCGTGCACCAGGTGCATGGCGGCTCGGGCGACCCGGCGCCGTTCACCGCCTACGGCGCGCTGCAGGCGCTGATGGCGGCCATGCAGCACAAGCTGGGCCATGAAGAAGTGGGCAAGGTCAGCATCGCGGTGCAGGGCCTGGGCCATATCGGCATGGAGCTGGTGAAGCTGCTGCGCGACCGCGGCGCCAAGCTGTTCGTGACCGACCTGGACAGCAGCCTGGTCGAGCGTGCGGTGACCGAGTACGGTGCCGAAGCGGTGAAGCCGGACGACATCTACGACGTGAATGCCGACGTGTTCGCGCCGTGCGCGCTCGAAGGCGCGATCAATCCGCAGACACTGCCGCGACTGAAGTGCAAGATCGTCTGTGGTACCGCCAACAACCAGCTGTCCAGCCTTGAAGTCGGCGACGAGCTGCATGCGCGCGGCATCCTGTATGCGCCCGATTACGCGGTCAACGCCGGTGGCGTGATGAACGTTTCGCTGGAAATCGACGGCTACAACCGCGAACGTGCGATGCGCCTGATCCGCAGCATTTACCACAACCTGGGCCGTATCTTCGCGCTGTCCCAGCAGGAAGGCATCGCGCCGCAGCGTGCGGCCGACCGGATTGCGGAAACGCGCATCCAGTCGATCGGCAAGTTGAAGATGCCGCTGGGCCGCGCCGTGCCGCGCCTCGGGAAGTTGCGCGGCGGCTGA